CGCAGACGCGATTGCCCCCAGTTGCACAGTTCTTCGATGCCACTGCGCGCATCCTGCATCTCCCGCAGAATCCGATCCGCATGCGTGAGCAAACGCTCCCCCGCCAGCGTGAGATGCGCCTTCTTGCCCACCCGATCGAAAACCTTCACTCCGAGATCCGTCTCCAGCGCCTTGATGGCGTGGCTCACCGCCGACTGAGTCAGAAACAGCTCCTTGGCCGCACTGGTGAAACTGCCGTGGCGGGCCAGGGTGGAAAACGCGAGGAGTTGGCGACTGTCGATCAGAGCAGGCATCGATTGTGACGTGTTAGCATGAGCAGACTTGGCCGTTTCCTAGCAGTTCATGCGCCAGCCTCATTGTATTTGGCATTCCCCTAGCTCTCCGCGCGCTGAACATGCCGCGCAAAGCCTCCGCCAAATCGACCGCCTCGTCCTCGCCTTCCCCAGCCGCTCCCACGACGCCCACTGGCTCGCGCGTGCGCCTGGGCTTTGTTTCGCTCATCGATGCCGCCCCCCTCGTGGTCGCTCACGAATACGGCCTCTTTCGTCAGCAGGGCCTCGACGTGCAACTCCGCCGCGAACTCGGTTGGGCGACGATTCGCGACAAGATTGCCTTTGGCGAACTCGAGGCGGCCCAGGCCATCAGTAGCCTGCTCATCAGCACCCGCCTCGGCTTGGGCGGCGCGGCCCCCACCGACTGCCTCACCGCGTTCGTGCTCAGCACCGGCGGCAACGCCATCACCCTCGCCAACCGCTGGTGGGAGCGCGGGGTGCGGGACGCCGCTTCGTTCCGCGAGCAGATCGTCGCCTCACGCCACGAACACCAGGTCGTGCTCGGCGCCCCCGGCCTGCACTCCACCCACTACTTGCACCTCTGTGACTGGCTGGCCTCTGGCGACATCAACCCGCGCCGCGATGTGCGCATCGTTACCGTGCCGCCGCCCCAAGTGTTTCGTAATCTCTCCGCCGGCACCATCGACGGCTACTGCGTCGGCGAACCTTGGAATACCCTCGCCGTCCAAGCCGGCATCGGTTGGTGCCCCACCACCAGCGCCGAGCTCCACCCCGGCGAACCGGAAAAGGTGCTCATGGTGCGCAGCGAGTTCGCCCAGTCCCGCCACGACGAACACATGCGCCTGCTCGCCGCCCTCGCCGCCGCCTGCACCCAATGCGAAGACCCCGCCTTCCGCCCCGAGCTCATCAAACTGCTCGCCCGCCGCGAATACCTCAACCAACCGGCCCGCGCCGTCGCCGCCTCCCTCGCTGGCCCCATGGACCTCGGCCAGGGCCGCAGCGCCTCCCTCGAGACCTTCCTGAGCTTCGGCGTCGGTGAACGCTCCGCCCCGGACCCGCGCTGGGCCGACTCCCTCCTCGAGCGCATCAAACGCCACGGCCTGCTCCCTCCCGGCACGACCATCCCGCCCCACTTTGCCCGCTCCCTCTTCCGCCGCGACCTGCACCAACAGGCCATGCGCCGGGCCGCTGCATCCGCGGCATAGCCCGCCAAATCTGCCCATTGGACGTTTCTGCACAACGATATGGGCAAATCGCACCACCCGGTCCGCCCCCCCAAGCCAGCACCAACGCTAATGCGGCATAGAAACATCTCATATCACCGCCCGTGCCGTCCCGGGATGAACGCCCAATTCACTCATGTATGAATGATCCGGCGGATTTTCATCGATTTGATCCATCTCACTATTCGTCCACTTTGGCACGGTTGGCACCGCGGGAGCTAAAACAGGGGCCGATGGCGCAAGCTGCGCCGCTATCTGCGAACCGACCAACCTGACTTCACTACCATGCTTCGTTCCCTCCGATCCTCCCGCCTGACCCGCCTCACCCGCGGTCTCGCCGCGCCGGTCATCGGCCTGCTCGCCCTCGGCTCCGCCGTCACCGGCTCGGCCCAACTCACGCCGGAAAAGACCGAACTCAAGTTCGGCTTCATCAAGCTCACCGACTGCGCCCCGATCGTCATCGCCAAGGAAAAGGGCTTCTTCACCGACGAGGGCCTCGCCGTCGAGGTCATCGCCCAGCCCAACTGGAAGACCCTCCTCGACAACGTGATCTCCGGCAACCTCGACGGTGCCCACATGCTCTCCGGCCAACCCATCGCCGCCACCATCGGCATCGGCACCCAGGCCCACATCGTCACCGCCTACACCCTCGATCTCAACGGCAACGGCATCACCGTCTCCAACTCCGTCTGGGAGCAGATGCAGCTCGAGGACATCGACCTCGACACCCCCGAGCCCCAGCACCCGATCTCCGCCCGCGGTCTCCGCCCGGTCGTCGACGACTACCTCGCCAAGGGCGCCAAGCTCCAGATGGGCATGGTCTTCCCCGTCTCCACCCACAACTACGAGCTGCGCTACTGGCTCGCCGCCGCCGGCATCCACCCGGGCATGTATACCGCCACCGACATCGGCGGACGCACCGACGCCGAGGTCGAACTCTCCGTCACCCCGCCCCCGATGATGCCCACCGTGCTCGAAGCCGGTAACATCCAGGGCTACTGCGTCGGTGAGCCGTGGAACCAGCAGGCCGTCGCCAAAGGCATCGGCGTGCCCGTCACCACCAATTACGACATCTGGAAGAACAATCCGGAAAAAGTCTTCGGTGTCTCCAAGGCCTGGGCTGACGCCAACCCGCAGACCCACGTCGCAGTCGTCAAAGCCCTCATCCGCGCCGGCAAGTGGCTCGATGAAACCGACGCCTCCGGCAAGCTCGTCAACCGCGAGGAAGCCGTCCGCATCCTCGCCCAGCCCAACTACGTCGGCGCCGACTACGACGTCATCAAAAACAGCATGACCGGCACCTTCATCTTCCAGAAGTCCGACGTGCGCGAGATGCCCGACTTCAACGTCTTCTTCAAATACCACTCCACCTTCCCGTGGTATTCCGACGGCGTCTGGTTCCTCACCCAGATGCGCCGCTGGGGCCAGATCACCGAGACCAAGTCCGCCGAGTGGTATGCCCAGACCGTCAAGGACATCTACCTGCCCGACGTCTACCTCGCCGCCGCCAAGCTCCTCCTCGAAGAGGGTCACATCGCCGAAGCCGACATCCCCTGGGACACCGACGGCTACAAGCCGGCCACCGACGAGTTCATCGACGGCAACCCCTTCGATGCCCGCGACCCGATCGGTTACATCAACTCCTTCGCCATCGGCAACAAGGACACCGTGTCCGACGCCGTCGCCGCCAATCCCTAGTCCGTAGCACTCGTTGCGGGGCGTGGCCGCCCGCCGCGCTCCGCAACTCCTCTCCCTCCTCCGTCTCCTCTCTTTCGCGTTTCGCCCGTCCTCGGAGTATCCACTCATGAAATACAAGATCCTCAAAGCCCTTGATGTCGCCGGCCTGCAGGTGTTCGACCCCGTGGTCCGCCTTTGCTACGGCGAAGAGCCCAAGGCCCAACTCAAGAAGATCGGTCAGTTCATCGTCATCCCGCTGGTGACCTTCCTGCTCTTCCTCGCTTTCTGGAACTTCGCGGGCCCCCGCCACACCACCAAGTCCGGCGAAGTGCCGACCCCGGGCGTCGTGGTCGATGCCGCCGACGGCGTGCTCACCTTCCACCAACGCGAAACCATCAAGGGCGAAGACATGCTCCGCACCGGCGCCGAACGCGAGGCCGCACTCGCCGCCGTCGAGGCCCGCATCGCCGAACTCACCCCGCTCGCTGCCACCGCCGCCGAAGAACTCAAAGCCACCGAGACCGCCTCTCGCGAAGCCCTCAAATCCAGCACCGCCGCCATCAACGACGCCTACCGCGCCAAGCGCCTTGAATACCGCGACACCGCCAAAGCCCGCCAAGCCGAACTCACCGCCCTCGCCGCCCAGGTCGTCGCCGGTGACGCCACGCCGGACCAACTCCTCGCCGCCGTCGCAGCCGATCAGGTCGCCACCGAAACCGAGACCGCCGAGATCCAAGCCCTGCGCGACGAGCGCACCGCCCTCGAGAACGCCAAATACCCGCCGCTCATCGCCGCCCGCGCCGCCTCCAACCGCCTCGAGGAAGAACTCCAGTTCCTGCGCAAGCGCCGCGACCTGCTCACCGATGACAATCGCTCGCTCAAAGTCGCCGACGCCCAGGCCCAAATCGACGCCCTCCGCGCCGATCTTGCCAACGCCACCGATCCCGCCGCCGCGCTGAAAACCGCCACCGCCATCCAGCAACAAGAGGGCAACCTCACCACCCTCGCCGTCGCGACCTACTCCAAGCCCTGGACCCTGCCCGCCCAGATCGACCGCTCCGTGCGCTGCGTGCTCTTCGGCTTCCTCGTCGCCTCCGTCATCGCCATTCCGATCGGCATCCTCTGCGGCCTCTCCCGCATCTTCATGGCGGCCATGACCCCGATGATTTCCCTCTTCAAGCCGGTCTCCCCCATCGTCTGGCTCCCCATCATTTTCATCATCGTCGGCGGCTTCATTCCTGACCCGTCCGACAGCGCCCTGCTGCGCTTCTTCGACGCCATCCCCGGCCTTTCCGGCATGGACGTCAACCCGGCCTTCCTCGCTTCCGCCCTCACCGTTGCGATGTGCTCCCTCTGGCCGACCCTCGTCAACACCGCCCTCGGCGTCGCCTCGATCGACAAGGATCACCTCAACGTCGCCCGCGTCCTGCGCCTCGGCTTCTTCGCCCGCCTCTTCAAGATCGTCATTCCCTCCGCCCTGCCGCTCATGTTCACCGGCCTGCGCATCTCGCTCGGCGTCGGATGGATGGTGCTGATCGCCGGCGAGCTGCTCTCCTCCTCCGAAGGCATCGGCAAGTTCGTCTGGGACATGTTCAACAACGGCAGCTCCCAGACCTTCGCCCAGATGTTCGTAGTGGTCTTCGTCGTCGGCGCCATCGGCCTCGCCTTCGACCGCATCATGATCGTCCTCCAACGCCTCGTCTCCTTCGACGGCGCCCCCACCGCCATCTGAGCTGAATCTTTAACCACAGATTACACAGATGAACACAGATACTCTGACGCCTCTCTCTGCGGCCTCTGCGTCCTCTGCGGTTAAGTCCGCACCCTACTTGGAACTGAAAGGGGTTAACGTCGGCTACGGTCCGTCCAACAACCGCACCGAGGTCCTCGCCAACGTGAACCTGCAGGTGCAGGAAAACGAGTTTGTCGCCATCATCGGGTTCTCCGGCTCCGGCAAGTCCACCCTGGTCAACCTGCTCGCAGGTCTCCAACAACCGGATACAGGCGAGGTGCGCATGGCCGGCCAGCTTGTCACCGAACCCGGTCCCGAGCGCGGCATCGTTTTCCAAAACTACTCGCTCCTCCCCTGGCTCACCGTCGCGGGCAACATCGATCTCGCGGTCAAATCCGTCTTCCCGCAGTTCACCGCCGCCCAGCGCCGCGCCCATGTCGCCCGCTACATCGACATGGTGAGCCTCACCCCCGCCGCCGACAAAAAGCCCCGCGAGCTTTCCGGCGGCATGCGCCAGCGCGTCTCCCTCGCCCGCACCCTCGCCATGCAACCCGGTGTGCTGCTCCTCGACGAGCCGCTCTCCGCCCTCGACGCCCTCACCCGCGCCAACCTGCAGGACGAGATCACCCGCATCTGGGAACAGGACCGCCGCACCGTGGTGCTCATCACCAACGACGTCGACGAAGCCCTCCTGCTCGCCGACCGCGTCATCCCCCTCACCATGGGCCCACGCGCCACCCTCGCCACCTCGTTCACCAACACTCTCGAACGCCCCCGCGATCGCACGGCCATGAACCACGATCCGGCCTTCAAACACCTCAAGGCCGAGATCACCCACTACCTGCTCGAGCTCAACCGCGAAGCCAAGGCCCTGCGCGTCAACCAGACCCTCGAGATGCCCAACGTCCTGCCCGCCGACTTTTCCTCCGGCCGCCGCGAACCGCCGCGCGCCGTCACCCGCGAGGGTATCCGCCAGGCCAATACTCGCTTCAACGACGACTCCAACTCCTCCGCCGCATGAACGCCGATCGCTTCCTCGAAATCTCCAACCTCGTCAAAGCCTACCCCAATCCCTTCGGGGCCGAGGTCAAAGTCGTCGACGGCTTCAACCTCACCGTGCGCCAGGGCGAGTTCATCTCCGTCATCGGCCACTCCGGCTGCGGTAAGTCCACCGTGCTCACCATGATCGCCGGCCTCAACCCAATCTCCGACGGCGGCATCATCGTTGACGGTCGCGAGATCTCCGGCCCGGCCCCCGACCGCTCCGTCGTGTTCCAAGCCCCCTGCCTCCTGCCGTGGCTCACCGCTTGGGGCAACGTGATGCTCGGCGTGAAGGAGGTCTATCCGCACGCCACCAAGCAGCAGAAGAAGGACATCGTCGCCTACGCCCTCTCCGCCGTCGGCCTCGCCGAGTCCATGCACAAATACCCGCGCGAGATGTCGGGCGGCATGCAGCAACGTGTCGGCATCGCCCGCGCCATCGCCCTCAAGCCCAAGATCCTCCTGCTCGACGAGCCCTTCGGCCGCCTCGACTCTCTCACCCGCATGGAGCTCCAGGATGTCATCCTCGGCATCCTCGATCGCGACCAGATCACCACCATGCTCATCACCCACGACGTCGACGAGGCCGTCTACATGTCCGACCGCGTCTGCATGATGACCAACGGTCCCGGCGCTCACGTTGGCGAGCTCATGGAGATCGACTTCCCCCGCCCCCGCGATCGCGACGCCATGATGACCGACGATCGTTTCTTCGCATACCGCGAACGCCTGCTCCGCTTCCTCGACGAGTGTGAGCACGCCAAAAAAGCCAAGGTCAAACCTGGCTCCGGCAGCGGCCACCCGCCCGCCGCCAAACCCACTTTCCGTCAGCGCATGACGGGCGCCATTGCCGCCCTGTTCTGACCGAAAACCGAACCGACCCTGCACCGTCAAAATCTGCCTATCATGACCAAGTTGTGCCCAAAAATATCGATGTGCGGCCTCGCCGCCTTCGTTCTCGCCGCCGCCACGGCCCCCGCCGCCTCGACCTTGGACGAGGTGTTTTCCGAAGGTAAGGTCTCCCTCGCCTCCCGTCTCCGTTACGAATACGGCGACCAGCCCGGCGTAAACGACTCCACCGCCTTCACCTTTCGCAATCGCCTCGGCTTCACCTCCGGCAAGTTCAACGGCTGGAGCTTCATGATCGAGGGCGAGAACGTCCACGCTTTCGATCCCGATGCCTACAACCAGGCCGGCCTCAACCCCGGCGGCGCCGGTCAGGTCGTCATCGCCGATGTCGAGGGCACCGAGGTCAACCAGGCCTTCCTCGCCTACGCCGGCGAGAGCGTATCCGGAAAACTGGGACGCCAGCGCATCGTGGTCGACAACGTCCGCTTCATCGGCGACGTCGGCTGGCGCCAGGACCAGCAGACCTACGACGCCTTCACCGTCAGCGGTTCGCCCACCCCCGAGCTCAAGCTCACCTATGGCTACCTCTGGCAGATCAACCGCATCTTCGGCGATGCGCGCGACTGGGAGTCCGACAGCCACTTCCTCAGCGCCGGCTACAAGGTCGGCTCCGGCACCCTCGCCGGTTACGCCTACCTGCTCGACTTCGACAACGCCGCCGCCAACTCCTCCGCCACCTACGGCGCGAGCTACAACGGCACCGTCAAGATTGATGACACCACCTCGATTCTCTACCGCCTCGAGGCCGCCACCCAGTCCGACTACGGCAACAGCCCCTTCGACTACACCGCCACTTACTACGTCGGTGAACTCGGCGCCAAGTTCGGCAAGGTCACCGCCAAGATCGGTTACGAAGTGCTCGGCGCCGGCAATGGTCAGGGCTTCAAGACCCCGCTCGCCACCTTGCACGCCTTCAACGGCTTCGCTGACCTCTTCCTCGGCACGCCCGGCACCGGTCTCGAGGACTTCTACGTCAGCGTCGGCGGCCCGATCGTCGGCGTCAACGTGACGGCCTTCTACCACGACTTCTCCGCCGAGAGCGGCGGCGCCGACTACGGCTCCGAAATCGACCTCGTGGTGGCCAAGAAGTTCGCCCAGCGCTTCACCGCCATCGCCAAGTTCGCCTCCTTCGAGAGCGACGGTTTCGCCCGGGACACCGACCGCTTCAGCGTCGAACTCAACTTCGCCTACTGACCGTAGGTGCTGTCCAGCTGCAACCAACGGGAGGGCCGGCTTCAACCGGCCCTCCTCTCCATCCGACAATCGATAAACGCGCCTCATTATTTCGAGCAATTCCACGCGCCGCATTAATTGCTCATTTCGCCCCCACGGCACCGCCGCTGCTATTTCTCTCCCCGTGAACACGTCGCTTCCTCCCTCCTTTCCCGCCTCCGGCAGCTTCTCCGCCGAACAAAAGGAATACCTCCAAGGCTTCCTCGCGGGCGCCATGGCGACGGGACACCTACCCTTCGTCGGCGAGAACGACGCGGGCCAGCTCACAGACGATCCCGCCACCGGTGGCCCCAACCTCGCCGCCGCCGCTCCCGAGACGGTTTACGGCACCCCTCTCGAGGACCTCTGCAAACCCGAGCTCATCAAACACGAGCTCAATGGCCTCGACATCTGGGACCGCCTCGTCGCCCACGCCGACGCCGGCACCTTCCCTGACGAGAGCGACGCCTTCCGCTTCAAATACTACGGCCTCTTCCACGTCGCTCCGGCCCAGGACAGCTTCATGTGCCGCCTGCGCATTCCCGCCGGCATCCTCACGTCCACCCAGCTTCGCGGCCTGGCCGCGCTCGCCGACGACCTCGGCAACGGTCGCCTCGACATCACCACGCGCAACAACCTCCAGCTGCGCGAATTTGCCCCCAAGGACATCGTCAACGTCCTCACTCGCATCCAGGACCTCGGCCTCACGTCCAAAGGTTCCGGCGCGGATAACATCCGCAACATCACCGCCACGCCCACCGCCGGCTTCGACCGCGACGAACTCCTCGATGTGCGCCCCTTCGCCAAGGCGATGCATCACTACATCCTCAACCACCGCGACCTCTACGGCCTGCCCCGCAAGTTCAACATCGCCTTCGATGGGGGCGGCACCATCTCCGCCGCCGCCGACACCAACGACATCGGCTTCTTTGCGGTCCGTGTCGGTGAAGGCCACGAGGGTATTGAACCCGGCGTCTACTTCCGGGTGCAGCTCGGCGGCATCACCGGCCACAAGGATTTTGCCCGCGACACCGGCCTGCTCATCAAGCCTTCCGAAGCCGTCGCCCTCGCCGCCGCCATGGTTCGCGTCTTCGTCGAGAACGGCGACCGCACCAACCGCAAAAAAGCCCGCCTCAAATACCTCCTCGCGCAGTGGGGTGATGCCAAGTTTGTCGAAGAGGCCGAGAAGCGACTCGCCTTCCCCCTCACCCGCCTGCCCCTCACCGCCTGCGAGCCGCGCAAGCCCGTGCTCAAACACGGCCACCTTGGCACCTACCGCCAAGCCCAGCGCGGCCTCAACTACATCGGTCCCGTCGTGCCCGTCGGCCGCCTCGAGTCCTGGCAGGCCCGTCGCGTCGCCGACCTCGCCGATCACTTCGGCCAGGGCGAGATCCGCCTCACCGTCTGGCAAAACTTCCTTATCCCGCACGTGCCCGACGCCTTCACCGGCACCGTCGAAACCAGCCTCGAACGGATGGGCCTCACCACCAAGGCCTCCACCTGCGCCGGCTGCGTTGTCGCCTGCACCGGCAACACCGGCTGCAAATACGCCGGCGCCGACACCAAGGGACACGCCATCTGTCTCATGAAACACCTGCGCGGCCGTCTCGGTGAACTCGACTTCCCGGTCAATATCCACCTCACCGGCTGCCCCCATTCCTGCGCCCAGCACTACTGCGGCGACATCGGCGGCGTCGCCACCAAACTCAAGGACGGCCGCGAGGGTTACCACATCGTGCTCGGCGGCGGCATGGACCAGGAGCAGGGCATCGCCCGCGAGATCTTCAAGGGCGTCGGCCACGACGAACTCCCCGCCCTCTTCGACCGCATCCTCGATACGTATCAGGAATCTCACGACACCGGCGAAACCTTCGTCCAGTGGACCCGCCGCCACAGCGTCGGCGAACTCCAAGAGCTCTTCGCCAACCAAGTCTGAGCACATCCGACCTCAAACATCTTACATCAAACATCAGACATCTTACATCAGACATGTCTCCCACCGTCCCTTTCGTCCCCGACAGCGCCCCCTTCTCCCCCGAGCAACGCGCCTGGCTCAACGGCTTCTTCGCGGGTGCGTTCTGCCGCACGCCCTTGGACCAATCCAAAATCGAAAATCCAGAATCAAAAATCCCAGCGGCGGCGACGCCGCTGACGATCCTCTGGGGTTCCCAAACCGGCACCGCTGAGTCGCTCGCCAAGCAGGCCGCCAAGACCGCCACGAGCAAGGGCTTCACCCCCACCATCCTCGACATGGCCGCGGCATCGCCCGCCGATCTCGCCGCCCACGAGAACGTGCTCGTCATTACCAGCACCTACGGTGAAGGCGAACCACCCGACAATGCCAAGGCCCTCTACGATGCCGTGTTGGCCGACGGTGCCCCCGCCCTCCCCGGCTCCCTGCGCTACAGCGTGTGTGCCCTCGGCGACACCAACTACGAAGCCTTCTGCCAATGCGGCAAAGCCTTCGACGAGGCCTTCGCCAAACTCGGCGCCACCCGCATCGCCGAACGCGTCGACTGCGACGTCGACTACGACGAACCCTTTGCAACGTGGCTCGAGCAAGCCCTCACCACGCTGCAAAAGTCAGAAGTAGGAAGTAAGAAGAACGAAGTAACTTCAGCAGCCACCTCTACTTCTGACTTCAAACTTCAAACTTCAGACTTGGACGCGGCCTACGGCCGCGCTCGCCCCTTCCCCGCGCCCGTCCTCACCGTGCGCAACCTCAACGGCGCCGGCTCGGCCAAGGAAGTGAACCACGTCGAGTTCTCTCTCACTGGCAGCGGTCTCACCTACGAGGCCGGCGACGCCCTCTCCGTCATCCCGCACAATTGCCCCGAGCTCGTCGCCGGCGTCCTGCAGGCTCTCGGCTGCGACGGTGAGGAAGCCGTCACGACCGCCAACGGTGAGCTCCCCCTGCGCACCGCCCTCACCACCTGCTTCGACCTCGGCAAACCCACCAAGACCCTGCTCGAGCTCCTGCAGCTCCCGGCCAGCGATACCACCCTCGATGTGCTCGACGCACTCCATGCCGCCTGCCCCGCGGCAATCGAAAATCTAAAATCCCAAATCCAAAATCCCGACTTCCTGCGGAAGCTCGCCCCCCGGCTCTACTCCATCTCCTCCAGCCCCAAAGCCCATGCCGACCAAGTCCACCTCACCGTTGGCGCCGTGCGCTACGACCACGGTGGCCGTCCGCGCAAAGGTGTTTGTTCCACCTTCCTTGCCGAGCGCGCCCTGGCCGCTGGCACCGCGCACGTCTTCGTTCACAGCAACAAAGCCTTCCGTCCGCCCGCGGATCCGACCGCGCCCATGATCATGGTGGGGCCCGGCACCGGCATCGCGCCATTCCGCGCCTTCCTCCAGGAGCGCGAAGCCACCGCCGCTGCCGGCCGCAACTGGCTCTTCTTCGGCGACCAACACGCCGCCAGCGACTACCTCTACCAGGACCAGATCGCGGCCTGGCAAAAGACCGGCCTGCTCCATCGCGTCGACACCGCCTTCTCCCGAGATCAGGCGGAGAAAATCTACGTGCAGGACCGCATGCGCGAAGCCGGCGCCGAGCTCTGGCAATGGCTCGAAGACGGCGCGCATTTCTACGTGTGCGGCGACGCCAAACGCATGGCCAAGGATGTCGATCTCGCCCTGC
This portion of the Actomonas aquatica genome encodes:
- a CDS encoding CmpA/NrtA family ABC transporter substrate-binding protein, which codes for MPRKASAKSTASSSPSPAAPTTPTGSRVRLGFVSLIDAAPLVVAHEYGLFRQQGLDVQLRRELGWATIRDKIAFGELEAAQAISSLLISTRLGLGGAAPTDCLTAFVLSTGGNAITLANRWWERGVRDAASFREQIVASRHEHQVVLGAPGLHSTHYLHLCDWLASGDINPRRDVRIVTVPPPQVFRNLSAGTIDGYCVGEPWNTLAVQAGIGWCPTTSAELHPGEPEKVLMVRSEFAQSRHDEHMRLLAALAAACTQCEDPAFRPELIKLLARREYLNQPARAVAASLAGPMDLGQGRSASLETFLSFGVGERSAPDPRWADSLLERIKRHGLLPPGTTIPPHFARSLFRRDLHQQAMRRAAASAA
- a CDS encoding CmpA/NrtA family ABC transporter substrate-binding protein, translated to MLRSLRSSRLTRLTRGLAAPVIGLLALGSAVTGSAQLTPEKTELKFGFIKLTDCAPIVIAKEKGFFTDEGLAVEVIAQPNWKTLLDNVISGNLDGAHMLSGQPIAATIGIGTQAHIVTAYTLDLNGNGITVSNSVWEQMQLEDIDLDTPEPQHPISARGLRPVVDDYLAKGAKLQMGMVFPVSTHNYELRYWLAAAGIHPGMYTATDIGGRTDAEVELSVTPPPMMPTVLEAGNIQGYCVGEPWNQQAVAKGIGVPVTTNYDIWKNNPEKVFGVSKAWADANPQTHVAVVKALIRAGKWLDETDASGKLVNREEAVRILAQPNYVGADYDVIKNSMTGTFIFQKSDVREMPDFNVFFKYHSTFPWYSDGVWFLTQMRRWGQITETKSAEWYAQTVKDIYLPDVYLAAAKLLLEEGHIAEADIPWDTDGYKPATDEFIDGNPFDARDPIGYINSFAIGNKDTVSDAVAANP
- a CDS encoding ABC transporter permease subunit, with product MAARRAPQLLSLLRLLSFAFRPSSEYPLMKYKILKALDVAGLQVFDPVVRLCYGEEPKAQLKKIGQFIVIPLVTFLLFLAFWNFAGPRHTTKSGEVPTPGVVVDAADGVLTFHQRETIKGEDMLRTGAEREAALAAVEARIAELTPLAATAAEELKATETASREALKSSTAAINDAYRAKRLEYRDTAKARQAELTALAAQVVAGDATPDQLLAAVAADQVATETETAEIQALRDERTALENAKYPPLIAARAASNRLEEELQFLRKRRDLLTDDNRSLKVADAQAQIDALRADLANATDPAAALKTATAIQQQEGNLTTLAVATYSKPWTLPAQIDRSVRCVLFGFLVASVIAIPIGILCGLSRIFMAAMTPMISLFKPVSPIVWLPIIFIIVGGFIPDPSDSALLRFFDAIPGLSGMDVNPAFLASALTVAMCSLWPTLVNTALGVASIDKDHLNVARVLRLGFFARLFKIVIPSALPLMFTGLRISLGVGWMVLIAGELLSSSEGIGKFVWDMFNNGSSQTFAQMFVVVFVVGAIGLAFDRIMIVLQRLVSFDGAPTAI
- a CDS encoding ABC transporter ATP-binding protein → MNTDTLTPLSAASASSAVKSAPYLELKGVNVGYGPSNNRTEVLANVNLQVQENEFVAIIGFSGSGKSTLVNLLAGLQQPDTGEVRMAGQLVTEPGPERGIVFQNYSLLPWLTVAGNIDLAVKSVFPQFTAAQRRAHVARYIDMVSLTPAADKKPRELSGGMRQRVSLARTLAMQPGVLLLDEPLSALDALTRANLQDEITRIWEQDRRTVVLITNDVDEALLLADRVIPLTMGPRATLATSFTNTLERPRDRTAMNHDPAFKHLKAEITHYLLELNREAKALRVNQTLEMPNVLPADFSSGRREPPRAVTREGIRQANTRFNDDSNSSAA
- a CDS encoding ABC transporter ATP-binding protein, whose protein sequence is MNADRFLEISNLVKAYPNPFGAEVKVVDGFNLTVRQGEFISVIGHSGCGKSTVLTMIAGLNPISDGGIIVDGREISGPAPDRSVVFQAPCLLPWLTAWGNVMLGVKEVYPHATKQQKKDIVAYALSAVGLAESMHKYPREMSGGMQQRVGIARAIALKPKILLLDEPFGRLDSLTRMELQDVILGILDRDQITTMLITHDVDEAVYMSDRVCMMTNGPGAHVGELMEIDFPRPRDRDAMMTDDRFFAYRERLLRFLDECEHAKKAKVKPGSGSGHPPAAKPTFRQRMTGAIAALF
- a CDS encoding alginate export family protein → MTKLCPKISMCGLAAFVLAAATAPAASTLDEVFSEGKVSLASRLRYEYGDQPGVNDSTAFTFRNRLGFTSGKFNGWSFMIEGENVHAFDPDAYNQAGLNPGGAGQVVIADVEGTEVNQAFLAYAGESVSGKLGRQRIVVDNVRFIGDVGWRQDQQTYDAFTVSGSPTPELKLTYGYLWQINRIFGDARDWESDSHFLSAGYKVGSGTLAGYAYLLDFDNAAANSSATYGASYNGTVKIDDTTSILYRLEAATQSDYGNSPFDYTATYYVGELGAKFGKVTAKIGYEVLGAGNGQGFKTPLATLHAFNGFADLFLGTPGTGLEDFYVSVGGPIVGVNVTAFYHDFSAESGGADYGSEIDLVVAKKFAQRFTAIAKFASFESDGFARDTDRFSVELNFAY
- a CDS encoding NirA family protein produces the protein MNTSLPPSFPASGSFSAEQKEYLQGFLAGAMATGHLPFVGENDAGQLTDDPATGGPNLAAAAPETVYGTPLEDLCKPELIKHELNGLDIWDRLVAHADAGTFPDESDAFRFKYYGLFHVAPAQDSFMCRLRIPAGILTSTQLRGLAALADDLGNGRLDITTRNNLQLREFAPKDIVNVLTRIQDLGLTSKGSGADNIRNITATPTAGFDRDELLDVRPFAKAMHHYILNHRDLYGLPRKFNIAFDGGGTISAAADTNDIGFFAVRVGEGHEGIEPGVYFRVQLGGITGHKDFARDTGLLIKPSEAVALAAAMVRVFVENGDRTNRKKARLKYLLAQWGDAKFVEEAEKRLAFPLTRLPLTACEPRKPVLKHGHLGTYRQAQRGLNYIGPVVPVGRLESWQARRVADLADHFGQGEIRLTVWQNFLIPHVPDAFTGTVETSLERMGLTTKASTCAGCVVACTGNTGCKYAGADTKGHAICLMKHLRGRLGELDFPVNIHLTGCPHSCAQHYCGDIGGVATKLKDGREGYHIVLGGGMDQEQGIAREIFKGVGHDELPALFDRILDTYQESHDTGETFVQWTRRHSVGELQELFANQV
- a CDS encoding sulfite reductase subunit alpha, giving the protein MSPTVPFVPDSAPFSPEQRAWLNGFFAGAFCRTPLDQSKIENPESKIPAAATPLTILWGSQTGTAESLAKQAAKTATSKGFTPTILDMAAASPADLAAHENVLVITSTYGEGEPPDNAKALYDAVLADGAPALPGSLRYSVCALGDTNYEAFCQCGKAFDEAFAKLGATRIAERVDCDVDYDEPFATWLEQALTTLQKSEVGSKKNEVTSAATSTSDFKLQTSDLDAAYGRARPFPAPVLTVRNLNGAGSAKEVNHVEFSLTGSGLTYEAGDALSVIPHNCPELVAGVLQALGCDGEEAVTTANGELPLRTALTTCFDLGKPTKTLLELLQLPASDTTLDVLDALHAACPAAIENLKSQIQNPDFLRKLAPRLYSISSSPKAHADQVHLTVGAVRYDHGGRPRKGVCSTFLAERALAAGTAHVFVHSNKAFRPPADPTAPMIMVGPGTGIAPFRAFLQEREATAAAGRNWLFFGDQHAASDYLYQDQIAAWQKTGLLHRVDTAFSRDQAEKIYVQDRMREAGAELWQWLEDGAHFYVCGDAKRMAKDVDLALHDIIATHGQKTAEQAAAYVNALKAAKRYGRDVY